CGGATGAAGCATCTCCCTGTAATCCGGTGGGCCTATATCTGTCCTTCCCATAGATTACCCTCCTTAAATTTGTTCAAGGTTTAATGTTCACAGCTCAATGTTTTGATGCATTTTTTAAAAATATACATAAGGATTTGCCCTGGGTTTATAAACCATCTGAGGCACAGGTGGAATCCCTATATCCTTTAAGAAGTTCTTTAACCCCATCCTTTCTATGAGTTCTGCAAGCCTCTCCCTTGTCCTTCCGTTTTCATCCCACCAGTCCCAGATTTTCCTCAATAGGTCCTTTATCTCTTCATAGGGCGGTTCTACCTTTATAAATGGGATAAGGACCCATGAAAGATATGCACCCTTTATAATAGGCGCCTTGCCTCCTACAAGGATCGTAGCACCGCATTCTGTCCCCGGTCTTATTGCCTTGGGCATCTTGTTGATACAGTGCATGCAGCGGACACAGTCATCAGGTCGTAGTATGAGTGCTTTTTTGCCTTCGTCCCATTCAAGGGCTTCAGATGGGCACTTATCCACCACGAAGGTCTTGATATCAAAGCCGTTATCCACATAGTTTCTTACTGCATCCTGGTCGATCCTGAGATTGTCCCGCCATGTCCCTATGATGGTAAAATCTGCCCTTGCAATGGCTGCAACACAATCATTTGGACACCCTGATGCCTTTATCTTAAATTTATAGGGCCAGCGTGGTCTGTGTATCTCATCCTGGAACTCCATGGTAAGGTCATATACGAGATTGAGGGTATCAAAATTAGCCCATTCGCACCTTGCCTTGCCAACGCAACCTGAGATGGTTCTTAATGCTGAACCTGAACCGCCTAAGTCATAGCCTTTTTCTGTTAAGGCATCGAAGCATGGCTGAAGGTTTTCTGTGGTTGTCCCAAGGAGTATTATATCACCTGTAGAACCATGAAAATTTGTAAGACCGCTGCCATATTGTTCCCAGATATCACAGATCTCCCTCAGTGACTTTGTGTTATAGAACCACCCTGCAGGATGGTTGATACGCATGGTGTGAAATGCGGCAGCATCAGGGAATCTCTCAGGCTGGTCACAATACCTTCCTATAACACCACTTCCATAGCCTGTAACACCTACTATACCTCCATGCTTCCAGTGGGTCACCTTATCTCTGTATGAGAGTTCCTGTATACCCAGAAGATCCTTGGCTGCCTTTTTCTTTTTTGCAGCCTGTTTGATCTGGGTAACATAACTCGGCCACTGCCCCTTTTCTAACTCATCTAATAAAGGTGTTTCCTCACTCATTACTTCACCCCCTTGAATATTAAGGTAAATAAAAGCCTAAAAGAATAGTATCATACTATTCTATCTTGTCAATTATTTTTGTATTTTTTGTATTAAATTGATAGATATTTAACAAGGACTCTTACCTGAGAGCACATTAAACACCCATGAGAAAAAATCAAAATATTTAATAATCTTAAAATATAGGCTATTCACCTATTTCGCGCTGAATAACATCTGCTATCTCTTTGCAGTATCTCTCTGTTAAATCATCATTTGGACCTTCAACCATAACACGGCACATATTTTGTGTCCCAGAATAAC
The Syntrophorhabdaceae bacterium DNA segment above includes these coding regions:
- the dsrA gene encoding dissimilatory-type sulfite reductase subunit alpha, with amino-acid sequence MSEETPLLDELEKGQWPSYVTQIKQAAKKKKAAKDLLGIQELSYRDKVTHWKHGGIVGVTGYGSGVIGRYCDQPERFPDAAAFHTMRINHPAGWFYNTKSLREICDIWEQYGSGLTNFHGSTGDIILLGTTTENLQPCFDALTEKGYDLGGSGSALRTISGCVGKARCEWANFDTLNLVYDLTMEFQDEIHRPRWPYKFKIKASGCPNDCVAAIARADFTIIGTWRDNLRIDQDAVRNYVDNGFDIKTFVVDKCPSEALEWDEGKKALILRPDDCVRCMHCINKMPKAIRPGTECGATILVGGKAPIIKGAYLSWVLIPFIKVEPPYEEIKDLLRKIWDWWDENGRTRERLAELIERMGLKNFLKDIGIPPVPQMVYKPRANPYVYF